The genomic DNA CGATCGGACCGGCTCAGTTCACTCCGGCAACAAACGGGGGGGGGAACAGTGTTTTCTCAGACCAAGCAGAGTGTTGAACCAAATGGATATCTAAACGGATCTAACAATTACACAACGCCGTTGGCACCTCTTGGCATCGTCGCTGATTGCACCCCCCGCAGCGGCCCTTCAGAGCTCCCTCTGTTCCACAAGCACGCGTCtccctccttgtcctttCCGTTCTAACATCTCGATGTCTATGTTGTAGTTCTTCTTCCCAACACCTTCTTCGAGGTTTTCTTTCGGGATTCCATACGGGTTCATCGATCTCCAGGAGAGGTCGAACGGCTGcggtggcgagggcggggGCTCCAGCGCCTTGGGCTGCTTCGAACCCCCCTGGTACGCGTACATGTCGCGGTAGGTTGGCGGTACCGTGCGGTGGTCCTtgggcggcaccggcgggCCTCGCGGGCCTGTGAGATGGTCGCGGACGTAGTTGTCGCTGAACTGGGGCGGGCTGTGGGTTCGCCCAAACTTATGATACCGCCCCATCTTGCGCGggctctcgccgccgccgccgcctttgctgctgccgccgctcgaggATGGGGAGCTGCCCTCCTTGGACGGCTTGGGCGAAGTCCACCTCGTGAACAGGACGAACCGCGGAAGcaccttgtcgacgaggttgCGGATCATGGGTGCGCAAGCgcagacgatgacgacgccgagctcgaccgTCGTCCACCACACGACCGGGGCGTAGTCCCACGTGGGGTCGATGGAGctgccgaagacggcgagcacCTGCAGCCGGATGATGGTGGAGATGAAGCCGACGGAGCCGAGCAAAAAGACCATGGCGACCGAGATCTTCTTGTTGCGGCTCATCTGCAGGCCCGGGAGCATCGCGATGGGCAGcgcgaggatgatgaggtcctggatgatggcgagCGCCGAGTTGGCGTAGGCCAGCTGGTTGACGTCGAGGCAGCCGCCCGTGTGGATGTCCCGGTTCCAGAAGAGCTCGATGGGGTGGCACGAGAAGATGGTGAGGAAGCCGATGACGActtggccgacgacgaggaaccCGATGAGGATGTAGGCGGCGATGCGGAACTTGCGCACGGTAAAGATTCTCAGGtagaagacgacgagggagAGCTTCGCGAGGAGCAGCACGAAGACGTATacgatctcggcggcgtaTACTGTGCTTATGTGGTTAGAGTTCTGTTTCGTatag from Colletotrichum higginsianum IMI 349063 chromosome 3, whole genome shotgun sequence includes the following:
- a CDS encoding CFEM domain-containing protein; protein product: MRTPTSLTASLGLLWIPLMLSVAGVVAGAADQHEVFVGRDVHLFARQQLPDLSNISTCGLNCLIQGIQGVGCDLTNTTCSCASTGLGQLVAPCLLANCTMQDSLDLAKLQATQCNLPHESQTAKVLAILIAVYTVAALAVGLRLLAKNLAKTWNLDDVLIISALVIAIAPVTFIILMATKGFGTHLYDLEPGGLLEVLRLLYAAEIVYVFVLLLAKLSLVVFYLRIFTVRKFRIAAYILIGFLVVGQVVIGFLTIFSCHPIELFWNRDIHTGGCLDVNQLAYANSALAIIQDLIILALPIAMLPGLQMSRNKKISVAMVFLLGSVGFISTIIRLQVLAVFGSSIDPTWDYAPVVWWTTVELGVVIVCACAPMIRNLVDKVLPRFVLFTRWTSPKPSKEGSSPSSSGGSSKGGGGGESPRKMGRYHKFGRTHSPPQFSDNYVRDHLTGPRGPPVPPKDHRTVPPTYRDMYAYQGGSKQPKALEPPPSPPQPFDLSWRSMNPYGIPKENLEEGVGKKNYNIDIEMLERKGQGGRRVLVEQREL